In Actinomadura luteofluorescens, the sequence CGGTGCAGCAGACAGGCACAGTTGATCCGGACAGGCTCGGTCATCGGCATTCCTCCTCTTGTTTGTCGGGACTCACTGGAAACCGTCCGGGCGGCGCCGTCCCCGACCACGGCGCCGTCCCCGACCACGAGGGCGCGCGCGGGGATCGGCGTCGACGCGCAAGGCGGCGTGGAGTGACGAGCCGCGGGGCGTGAATCACGGACGGTCGGGATGAAGGACCGATGACGAGTGGGATGCCATGAGAAGCGATCAGCCGGACTACTACGAACTCCTCGGCGTGGAGCGGACCGCGGAACCGGAGGAGATCACCCGGGCGTACCGCCGGGCGATGCGCGCGGTGCACCCCGACGCCAGCGGCACTTCCGGCCTGTTCCGGCTGGTCAAGACGGCGTACGACACGTTGAAGGACCCGGCGTCCCGGGCCGCGTACGACGCCCGCGGCCGGACGGCCCCGCCCGAGCCGCCTCGCTCCCGGCCTGAGCCGGACCCGGCCCCCGAGCCCGGGCCCGACCCGCGGCAGGGGCAGGGGCAGCAGAACGGGGCGCGGCAGGAAGGCGCGAGATCCGGGGGCCCCTCCGGCACCCCGCCGCCCGGTCCCTCCTTCACGAAACCGCAGGCGCCCGCGCCGGCATCGGCCCTGCGCGTACGCCCCCGGTTCGGCTCCCACTGGATCCGGGTGGCGGCCGTCGCCGTCTGGGCGGTGGCGTTCCTGGCCGCGGTGTACGTGCTGTGGCCCGCCGGGCTCCCCGTCGGGTTCCTCCTCCTGCTGGCCTTCCCTCTGGTCGCGATGCCGCTCATCGCCCTGGAGTCCACGCTGCGGTCCCTGTCCTGGCTCTGGGCCGTGTGCGTGCTGACGTTCGCGGGGGGCGCCGCGCTCGCCGCGGCCGAGACCGAGGGCGGCGCCTTCTGGACGCTCTGCGGCGTGCTGCTGGGGCTCGCCGTGGGCGGCGCGGGGCTGGCCGCGGCGCCGTACCTCGTCCGGAAGGGCCGCGAACTGGACCGGCTGATCGCCCCCGATTCGCTCGAATACCAGGTCTTCAACGTGCCCGGCGCGGGCCTCGACGGCGACCTCTCGCGCCAGGTGGTGGCGCGGGAGAGCGCCGCCGGGCTGGAGAGGCTCGCGCGCCTCGACGGGGTCCGGATCGTGCACGCGCTCATGGCGCCGCAGCCGTCCGGGCGGGCCCCGCACTACGTCGAGCACGTCGTGCTGCGGGGCGACCGGCTCGCCGTCGTCATGGCCCGCCGCTGGCCGGCCGGGACCTACGCCTGGACGAGCAAGGGCGCGCTCACGACCATCGGGCGCCCGTTCCCCGGCGGCGACACCGGCATCGGCGCCGCGGTGAAGGAGATCCGCAAGGTGGTGCCGCGCCGCGTGCGGGTCCGCGGGTTCGTCGCCGTGCTGCCGGACGATCCCGCGCCCTCGTCCCGGGTGAGGTTCCCGGAGCCCGAGTACGGCGACCTGCTCGCCG encodes:
- a CDS encoding J domain-containing protein, translated to MRSDQPDYYELLGVERTAEPEEITRAYRRAMRAVHPDASGTSGLFRLVKTAYDTLKDPASRAAYDARGRTAPPEPPRSRPEPDPAPEPGPDPRQGQGQQNGARQEGARSGGPSGTPPPGPSFTKPQAPAPASALRVRPRFGSHWIRVAAVAVWAVAFLAAVYVLWPAGLPVGFLLLLAFPLVAMPLIALESTLRSLSWLWAVCVLTFAGGAALAAAETEGGAFWTLCGVLLGLAVGGAGLAAAPYLVRKGRELDRLIAPDSLEYQVFNVPGAGLDGDLSRQVVARESAAGLERLARLDGVRIVHALMAPQPSGRAPHYVEHVVLRGDRLAVVMARRWPAGTYAWTSKGALTTIGRPFPGGDTGIGAAVKEIRKVVPRRVRVRGFVAVLPDDPAPSSRVRFPEPEYGDLLAGDLEQVRERIADWLGQGAPVVDRRVLAALLPHLRRP